Genomic segment of Populus trichocarpa isolate Nisqually-1 chromosome 12, P.trichocarpa_v4.1, whole genome shotgun sequence:
CACTAAATTGAATACACATATTGAGAAAGAGTTAAGAACAAAGCAGACATGTATAGTCGATGATTTTTGGACTTCCTTTCCGTCCAAATAAAATCAAGCACAGtggcacttgagggtctagctgctgtggtcaacagtgtgacttgttccgtccctgtcccgggttcgaccctctatgtgcacgcctgtcacccccgcggtgccttacctgctcctgggcttgcaggatgtccagtgggccgtggggaatagtcgtggtgcgcgtaagctggcccggacaccacacgtaaatcaaaaaaaaaaaaaaaaaaataaaatcaagcacaGTGTAGCTAAAAAGAAAAGCGCCAACATCAAATCATGGATTGTCAACGTTAAAATCCAAAGAATCTCACCCTCGTGAATATAATAATAAGCAAACACGAGGGATCCTCCACCaacaacataatataaaatcttatttatgtGTACATAGTAATCTtactgattaattttattttatttttaaatcatccatagttatttaattttattgaatttttatattatatttaatatttattttttattataattttaaaatctggcATGAGAATCCATCCTTGTTATGTCTTATATTACAAGTTGGGTGGAATGACTAAAGTTATTGGGACAATcagattttttattgtataaaaagtaaaaataatattaatttgataaaataataataataataaaaatcaacggGTTTTGACATGATTTTCACCTAactaatcatttgattttttattcagctaaaaaatatattaatctgaTACgaaaataatagagaaaaaattaaatgggcTTTGACTTGATGTTCTACTAGCTAATCATGTTATTGATCAACTCAAGATTTTGACCCCTCAAACCAGTTCATTTGTCTCTTTAATTTTTGGGACTTAACCTGGCTTAGGCATCAAATTACATGGTTCATAAGTCAACCCGCTTAGTTAAGTTGGGTTTTGTAatagacttttttatttttagtttttatgtttttttaaattaatattttttttctaatttcatctctcaacatttagtttattaatattattgagtcattatttttttgaatttatcttcTATAGAATAATCCTATTATGATGGTCTGAGTCATGAGTTTGgagaattattttgaatatgcttcattatttttttaaattattttattttagattaattctttaacattaattctgaatcattctttatttttatttttattattattattattttataaaattatcctaatTTCATGTTTGGATCGtgaatttgatagattaacttggtttgacacgagtttcttcctttttttttaatattttcctttaatttcgacaatatccttttttttttaatttgttacttttttatttatttgttttatcaaatgCAGTTGATCCAATGACtaaaatctcaatatttttttcacttttacaAATCAACCGAATTTCTTTAACCTTTAACTTGATCAACTCATGActtgaatattaaatttttaaaacttttttaaaataattacttaGCCTTAAATTTCTTCTCAGTGGCGTAGCCGAAATATCTAGTCGGAATAATttaaacaaagagaagaagacaAAGCAAAAACACGTAGCAGAAGCAAAGTGGAATCTTGCTCTTGAATTACAAACGAGTCCAAATAAATAGAAGCAAGTGGGGGAAGTAGAATagacaaacaataataattaacgaAGAACAAGCGAAGAGAAGAAGAGTAATCGAGGTCAACACGATCCACGCCTTTGTTGGAAAGCGAAAAACAAGACAAGAGACACAAATGTCATACTCAGAGATCAAACGTAAGCCATGACGACATAGGACTCAGCTCCATACTGCACACCAcaatcctttctttcttttagatttCTCATTCTCTCTTCAAAAACTACTACACTAATCACTCTCTCTATGAATTTTGATTGAGAGAGCCCTAAAACATTTACGTTTCTGGATTTTAAACAATTCGTTGGCCAACACAGAAAGGGTGCATGGTCATTTTTGTTGGCTTGAATTTTGGGTTTGGTGCAATTTTCaggtttttgtttcttgaactTCCTATCCTCTTACAATGTCATATAATACTGTTGTGTCGGTTTCACTTTGTACCCTGAATTCTTTTTACTAAAAAGGTCTTTTTTCTGCTGGCTTAAAGAGACATTACTTTTCTACCTTATGTTTctattttcttgcttttataCGACCACGTTTTCTTTAATCTTCTGTGTTTGCATAacttttttagttcttttctaTGATGCGCTTGTCATTGTCGGGTGTGTGTAAAATgccttttctttgtttaatatgCAATTTCAAAACTAATAATCATTGACAACAAGTTGTTAGACGATTTTAGAAATTTGATAGATTGATGAGTTATCCTGGAACACAGACCGGTTTATATTACCTTGTATGCCAATGCAGAAGCTGAGAagtaaaaaggaaaggaaagataaTGGAGGACCTGTGGATGGTGTTTTGTGGGGAATCTGGCAATCTGGATATTGGTGAAAAGCTATCTAGTTCTAGTCTGGTGTTTCAGCCAACTTCATGTGTCAATCATGCGTTGATTATTTGTTTCAGTGTTTTGCTTCTAGCCATGCTCTTACTCACTTGCATACAAAAATCTTCTTCACCatcaaaaaaagataatatccAACCTCGATTTCGGGGCTATTCAAGGCTGCGGATAGTTTCTGCTATATTCAATGGTTGTATTGGATTTGTGTACTTGTGCTTGGGCATATGGATTTTAGAAGAGCAGTTGAGGAAAAACCAGACCGCCTTACCTTTGAAAAGCTGGTTAGTGGTGTTGTTTCAGGGGTTTACATGGCTTTTAGTGGGTTTAACCATAAGCCTCCGAGGGAAGCATCTTCAAAGAACTCCCTTGCGGCTGTTGTCCATAATTGCTTTCTTGTTTGCTGGAATTGTCGGTGCTTTCTCCATATACAGTGTCATTTTAGGAAAAGCAATATTGGTTAAGGTAGCTTTGGATGTCCTGTCCTTTCCAGGATCAATATTGTTATTGGTATGTGTTTACAAGGTATATAAACATGAAGGGAGTTGTGAAAGTGACCTATATGCACCATTAAATGGCGAGGCCAATGGTGCAAGTAGAACAGATTCTGTTGTCAGAGTTACTCTGTTTGCTGAAGCCGGATTCTTTAATAAAATGTCATTTTGGTGGTTGAATCCAATGATGAAAATGGGCAAGGCGAAAACTCTGGAGGATGAGGATATACCAAAGCTGCGATTGGAAGACCGTGCAGAAAGCTGTTATTTTGAGTTTCTGGAGCAACTGAACAAGCATAAACAAGCTGAATCATCTCAACCATCTCTGTTGTGGATAATTATATTTTGCCACTGGAAAGAGATTCTAATTTCTGGACTCTTTGCTTTGCTAAAGATACTTACTTTGTCAGCTGGGCCTCTACTTCTTAATGCCTTCATTTTGGTTGCTGAAGGGAAAGCAGGTTTTAAGTATGAAGGTTATGTACTCGCTTTGACGCTCTTTTTTTCAAAGAACTTAGAGTCCGTAGCGCAAAGGCAATGGTATTTTAGGAGCAGGCTTATTGGTTTGAAAGTAAAGTCCTTGCTCACGGCTGCAATATACAAGAAGCAACTGAAGTTATCCAATCTTGGTAGGTTGACGCACTCGAGTGGTGAAGTAATGAACTATGTTACTGTAGATGCCTACAGGATAGGTGAGTTTCCCTTCTGGTTTCATCAGACATGGACAACAAGCTTGCAGCTCTGCATCTCTCTTGTAATTCTTTACCGAGCAATGGGACTTGCAACTTTTGCTGCCTTAGTGGTTATAATAATCACCGTGCTGTGCAACGCTCCACTAGCAAAGTTACAACATAAATTTCAGTCTAAGCTTATGGTGGCGCAAGATGAGAGATTGAAAGCTTGCAACGAGGCTCTGGTTAACATGAAGGTATTGAAATTATATGCTTGGGAAACCCATTTTAAGAATGCCATAGAAAATTTGAGAGAGGTGGAGTATAAATGGTTGTCAGCAGTGCAGATGCGCAAAGCCTATAATAGTTTTCTCTTCTGGTCTTCTCCTGTTTTGGTTTCTGCTGTTACCTTTGGGGCATGCTATTTCATGAAAATTCATCTGCATGCTAATAATGTTTTCACCTTTGTGGCGACTTTGCGTCTCGTTCAAGAACCAATTAGATCAATCCCTGATGTTATTGGAGTTGTCATTCAAGCAAAGGTAGCTTTTGCTCGAATTGTAAAGTTTCTCGAAGCGCCAGAGTTGCAGAGTAGAAATGTTCAACAAAGGCGCAATACAGGGAGTGTGAACCATTCTGTTTTAATCAAGTCAGCTGATTTTTCATGGGAAGAGAATTCGTCAAAGCCCACATTGAGAAATGTGAGTTTAAAGATCATGCCTGGTGAAAAGGTGGCTGTCTGTGGAGAAGTTGGATCTGGCAAGTCAACCCTTTTAGCAGCAATCCTCGGAGAAGTTCCGCATACAAAGGGAACCGTATGTGTACTATCTTTTTATTGCCAAAACACATATCAATCCTTTGAtaactttgttgaatttattttgtcatGCATTTCCAATCCTTagctttttgttgttttctcaGAACTGATGTGTCTGAATTGAGgtaatctgtttttttatttcatgagtGAAACAACAGTCATTTTTCTAATGAGAAACTTGTCTCGAATTTTATGACCTACAGATTCAGGTTTATGGGAGGATCGCCTATGTTTCGCAAACAGCTTGGATCCAGACGGGAACGATACAAGAGAGCATTTTATTCGGGTCTGAAATGGATGGGCAACGATACCAAGACACACTTGAGCGATGCTCACTGGTAAAGGACCTTGAGTTGCTTCCTTATGGTGATCTTACTGAAATAGGTGAAAGAGGAGTCAATTTGAGTGGTGGTCAAAAGCAGCGAATTCAACTAGCCCGAGCTCTCTATCAGAACGCAGATATATATCTCTTGGATGATCCATTCAGCGCTGTGGATGCAGAGACTGCTACGAGCttatttaatgtaattaaaatttcCTAAGAGTGCCTTGTCTCCTCTTCTTAGTCACCAGCCTCCCATGAAATCTAACATAATTCTTTGCAGGAATATATCACGGGAGCACTTTCGGGGAAAACAGTTTTGCTTGTGACACATCAAGTAGATTTCTTGCCAGCATTTGACTCTGTTATGGTTAGTAtcctttgattttatcaattccCGGAAATAATTAGATAGTCACCGTAATTCCATAAGATAGCTTATTTTCGTAAACAGTTGATGTCAGATGGAGAAATCCTACAAGCAGCTCCTTATCATAAGTTGTTGTCCTCAAGCCAAGAATTTCTGGACCTTGTCAATGCACACAAAGAAACAGCTGGTTCTGAAAGGCTTCCAGAAGCTAATGCTCTGCAAAGACAAGGATCATCTGCCCGGGAGATCAAGAAGAGTTATGAAGAGAAGCAGCTTAAAACATCTCAAGGAGATCAACTGATTAAgcaggaagaaaaagaaataggagACACCGGGTTTAAGCCTTATATTGAGTATCTGAATCAAAATAAAGGATACTTGTACTTTTCTCTTGCGTCTTTTGGTCACTTGCTATTTGTGACTGGTCAGATATCGCAAAACTCTTGGATGGCAGCTAATGTTGATGATCCTCATGTTAGCACATTGCGTTTAATTGTGATCTATCTCAGTATAGGAATTATCTCAATGCTTTTCTTGCTATGTAGATCGATCTTTACAGTTGTTTTGGGTCTTCAATCATCAAAATCGTTATTTTCCCAGTTACTACTTTCTCTTTTTCGTGCACCTATGTCTTTCTACGACTCCACGCCTCTTGGAAGAATACTGAGTCGGGTAAGCATCTCACCCAGAAAATGTTGTCTTCTTTATGAGAGATGATGTGTAACTAATTGATCTGGACATGTCTTTCTTTTATGTCTCATAGGTCGCGTCAGACCTGAGCATTGTCGATCTTGATGTTCCATTCAGTTTGATATTTGCTGTTGGTGCAACAACAAATGCTTATAGTAATCTGGGAGTACTCGCTGTTGTTACCTGGCAAGTTTTATTTGTCTCCATACCAATGGTTTATCTGGCTATTCGTTTACAGGTAATTTTGTTGTTCACTTACTATAGGGGCTTCTGTCCCGATTCATTCTTTTGAGGGCACTGCCATCGAagttgattttatctttatattagaGGATCTAACAATCTTGTTATTACCTACAGAGATATTACTTTGCCTCTGCAAAAGAGTTGATGCGGATCAATGGCACAACCAAGTCTTTAGTGGCAAATCATTTAGCTGAATCTGTAGCTGGAGCCTTGACAATAAGGGCCTTTGAGGGGGAAgaacgtttctttgcaaaaaacCTTCACCTCATTGACATAAATGCTAGTCCTTTCTTCCATAGTTTTGCTGCAAATGAGTGGTTGATTCAACGACTTGAAACATTCTGTGCAGCTATTCTGGCCTCTGCAGCACTCTGCGTGGTTTTGCTCCCCCCTGGAACTTTTAGCTCTGGTAAGCGTATATAAGATGAGTTATGCTTTTCATCACTATCTCATTGGAATATGATTTAATGTTCTCCAACTGCCTCTAAGTCCTGGCCTTTGTGTCCAACACACTTAATAATTACATTCATTGCTGCAGGATTTATTGGAATGGCACTTTCGTATGGACTTTCATTAAATATGTCCTTCGTGATGTCAATTCAAAACCAGTGCATGGTAGCAAATTACATCATTTCGGTTGAAAGGCTGAATCAATACATGCATATACCAAGTGAAGCCCCAGAGGTGGTAGAAGATAACCGTCCTCCATCTGATTGGCCAGCAGTGGGTAAAGTGGATATTTGTGATCTGCAGGTaagtttttccttttgatttatgtttaatgaGACAATTGATGAAGACTAGCAGACTGAGAAAAGTTTGATTTGAAACAGATTAGATATAGGCCTGGCACACCACTAGTTCTTCGAGGAATCAGTTGCACATTTGAAGGAGGTCACAAGATTGGTATTGTTGGTCGAACCGGCAGTGGGAAGACTACTCTTATTGGTGCTCTATTCCGACTGGTGGAACCAACTGGAGGAAAGATCATTGTAGATGGAATAGACATCTCTAAGATTGGACTTCATGATCTGAGGTCACGATTCGGAATAATACCTCAAGATCCTACTCTCTTTAACGGGACAGTGAGGTACAACTTGGATCCCTTATCCCAGCATACTGACCAGGAGATATGGGAGGTAATTTTTCCAGTTCATTTCGCATTTTGAATCTAGTAATAATTGCCAATGAACCACTGGAAGCGTTATTTTCTGCCTGCAActggaaattttgtttcttattttgtaGGTTCTTGGAAAGTGTCAGCTTCAAGAGGCTGTGCAAGAGAAAAAGCAGGGTCTAGATTCTCTAggtatgttttccttttcctacATGGAAAGTCAATGATGAGTGTATGCTTTTGATCGTAAAGGTTAGTAAATGATTAACAACGTGCTACACAGTTGTGGAAGACGGATCAAATTGGAGCATGGGGCAGAGACAATTATTTTGCTTGGGCCGTGCCCTTTTAAGGAGAAGCAGGGTATTGGTGCTTGATGAAGCAACTGCATCAATTGATAACGCTACTGACTTGATTTTGCAAAAGACTATCCGGACTGAATTTTCAGATTGCACTGTGATCACAGTAGCTCACAGGATACCGACGGTGATGGATTGCTCAATGGTACTTGCCATTAGTGATGGtaagtttttctttccttcaattCTTATCTAAAGAATGCTCTTCAACATGAATTTTCCCCCTGCATGTCAGTGATTTGGCTGATTGCATTAATTAGATGCCCACTTCAAATCTCAAGTAGAAGAAAGTCTCAGTGTAGTCCTCTTCTTGGATTCGACTTGATAAAACAATAGATCAACACATCTCAACACCTAGGAAACAGCTCGACTGTAGCTATAACTTCATGAGAGCTATCTCAGAAGAATTTTCAATTTCTGTTCTATTTCAGGAAAACTAGTCGAGTACGACGAGCCAAGGAACTTAATGAAGACGGAAGGTTCACTATTTGGACAGCTTGTGAAGGAGTACTGGTCTCATTTACACGCAGCAGAATCACATTGAAGCTGACGATCATTTCTCATGCATCCCTTTCCACAATCCACCCTTGGCTTGGCAGCAAAGATAAAGGGTTCCAGGGCCAGGTAGGAAGAAGGATGTATAGTGTTGCAACAATGAATACTGTAGGGGCAAGGAGGAAGATTGGAAAAGGGAACATAATTTCCTATCTCCTTAGTTTTGTAACTGTATTCAAACATCAAGCTTGTTAGTTTCTACAGGGAAATTGAATGTCTGGTGTCAAGAGCTTGGCTATTCTGATTTACATGGTGCAGACTTGCCTGTTTTATGAGTTGTTTCCTATGCAGTCATCTTATTTATACATATTCTTAATTTCTGAAAATcggtaaaataaataaataaaaaagaccatTCATAGTTAATAAACCTcgatttttatttacaaaaaaacaaaaatatgatcATAAAactttctcttcattttcaGTATATTTTAATCACTGTATTGTGATCCCTCCTCATGAATTTTAGTTTCATGcgtataataattaaaagcttaatttatttaaaattaatccatTTTGTATCCGACGAGACTTTAAAGCACATTTGTAGCAGCGGTGCAACTAgagttttaagaaattttaatttgttttatgtttaattattttatatgctcatatcatataaaatagttttaagaaattttaaatagttttaagaaattttatgttttaagaaattttaattttaattttttaatatcaatacattaattattttaatgtattaatattaaaaataaaattttaaaaataaaaaaaatattattttaatatattttcaaacaaaaatcactttgaaaaactgTTATTATCATTGTCTTAAATATCCTCTAACAGCTCATTTGTTATTGTGTTagcatctatttttaaaattattttttacttgaaaaaatataaaatttatgttttttaattattttatatgctcatatcaaatctaaaaaaataattttaatatatttttaattaacaaatatttttaaaaaatattatacgtGAGTATTCAGAATAAGAGTACGCAAGACTTGTTGGAAATCGCAAGTTGGTTGGGTCAAAAacaattcttgatttttattgtttaaattaattttttatttatatttttagattattttgatgtgctaatatcaaaaataatttttttaaaaaaatattattttaatatatttttaaggaaaaaatatctttcaatGTTGTACCAAACTACTCTTTAGTCTCCtaagaaattttgatttgttttattttaatttttttatatattttaattttattttgatgtattaatgttaaaaataaatttaaaaaaataaaaaattattattttaatatgttttcaagtaaaaatactttaaaaaactgtCATTATCATTGTCTCAAATACCCTCTTACTGCTCATTTGGTATTATATTAActcctattttttaaattgtttttttatttgaaaaaaatagtaaatttatattttttaattgttttgatatgttcatatcaaaaattaaaaaattaaaatatatattattttaatttatttttaattaaaaaatacttttaaaatatattatacaccTTATGATGAGTATTTAGAATAAGAGTATGCAAGACTTGTCAAAAATCATAGGTTGGCTTGGTAAAAAAAAgtcttgatttttattgttttaaattatttttttatttgtgattttagattgttttgatgtattaatattaaaaataatttttttaatatatttttaagtaaaaaatattttttatattgtaacaAACGAACATATTATTCACCTAGTAATAATCTAATAATCtagaaagattttatttttatcactgCTTataacttaattctcaattttgTCACTCGTGGGAGTAGGAATTTCTGAATAGATTCTCTCTGTCTAAAAACATCGGAATATTTTGACAAATGATGTCAAATTCTCTTCAAAATGGTGTCGTTTATTGCATAAAATAACACACACTCGCacacatgaaaaaagaaaagaaaaaaccttattGACATAACTGGAATGAATTAATCAAGAATATGTGATACTTtaaaattcaatcaagaaaatcttTAGATAAACCTGtgactaatttaatattttttatatgatggtaagggtatttttaattaatacgtGTCACATGCCaattaaaacaaagtattttttatataatcattttaaagatatattttttatattgattttatatatctaaaaaatttttatatttttttctaatatttttctgagattaggaaaaacaaagaagaaaggaTATATATTTAATGAACTAGAAACAAGTCGTAATGTTACATGTGGGAAGTAGAATGGAGCAAGAAACCGTAGTTCTAACCAGGAAGAGAAATGACGAACACTGATCGGTCCACAGGGTCTCTCGTCTTTGTTGGAAAGCCGAAAACAAGACAAAAGACAAAACATACGTCAAACAGACAGGCCATACGTGAGCCATGACGACGCAGTACATTGTTCCATCCCACACCACACCAGACCACGGTTTTTCCAAAGTTTCATAACTGATATGTATTTGTTCGAAAAAAAACACGCATCACTTTCTGAGaatttctttttgtcttctatATCTGaaccttcttctttcttttttaggtTCTTTGTAATTGATGGCACTCACCATTCTGGGGTGTGTGcagaaagcttttttttttttaatttcaaagtttactaAATATGTTGTTGGATGATTCTGGAAATTTGATAAATTGATGAGTTATCTTGTAACACAGACCAGTCTTATTTACCTTGTATGCCAGTGAAGAAGCTGAGAAGTAAATAGGAAAGGAAAGCTAATGGAGGACTTGTGGATGGTGTTTTGTGGGGGATCCGGCAATTTGAATATTGGTGAAAAGCCATCTAGTTCTAGTCTGGTGTTTCAACCAACTTCATGTATCAATCACGCGttgattatttgtttcaatGTTTTGCTTCTAATCATGCTCTTATTCACTTTCATACAAAAATCTTCTTCATCgccaaaaatagataaaatccCACCTCGATTACAAGGCTATTCAAGGCTACAGATAGTTTCTGCTATATTCAATGGTTGTATTGGATTTGTGTACTTATGCTCGGGCATATGGATTTTAGAAGAGAAGCTGAGGAAAAAACAAACCGCCTTTCCTTTGAAAAGTTGGCTTGTGGTGTTGTTTCAGGGGTTTACATGGCTTTTAGTGTGTTTAAACATAAGCCTTCGAGGGAAGCATCTTCACAGAATGCTATTGCGACTACTGTCCATCCTTGCCTTCTTGTTTGCTGTAATTGTCTGTGCTTTATCCATATACAGTGTCATTTTAGGAAAAGGAATATTGGTTAAGATAGCTTTGGATGTCCTGTCCTTTCCAGGAGcaatattgttattgttatgtgTTTGCAAGGTACATCATCACGAAGGAAGTGATGAAAGGGATCTATATGCACCATTAAATGGCGAGGCCAATGGTGCAATTAAAACAGATTCTGCTGTCCAAGTTACTCCGTTTGCTGAAGCCGGattctttaataaaatttcattttggtGGTTGAATCCGTTGATGAGAAAGGGCGGGGAGAAAACTCTGGAGGATAAGGATATACCAAAGTTGCGAGAGGTAGACCGAGCAGAAAGCTGTTATATGGAGTTTTTGGAGCAACTGAACAAACAAAACCAAGCTGAATCATCTCAACCATCTCTCTTGTGGACAATTATATTGTGCCACTGGAAAGAAATTCTAATTTCTGGGTTCTTTGCATTGCTAAAGATACTTACTTTATCAGCTGGGCCTCTACTTCTTAATGCCTTCATTTTGGTTGCTGAAGGGAAAGCAGGTTTTAAGTATGAAGGTTATGTACTGGCCTTGACGCTCTTCTTTTCAAAGAACCTAGAGTCCTTATCGCAAAGGCAATGGTATTTTAGGAGCAGGCTTATTGGTTTGAAAGTAAGGTCCTTGCTCACGGCTGCAATATATAAGAAGCAACTGAGGTTATCCAATCTTGGCAGGTTGATGCACTCGGGTGGTGAAATAATGAACTATGTTACTGTCGATGCTTACAGGATAGGTGAGTTTCCCTTCTGGTTTCATCAGACATGGACAACAAGCTTGCAGATCTTCGtttctcttttaattctttACCGTGCAGTGGGGCTTGCAACATTTGCTGCCTTAGTGGTTATAATAATCACTGTGTTGTGCAACACTCCAATAGCAAAGTTACAACATAAGTTTCAGTCTAAGCTTATGGCGGCACAAGATGAGAGATTGAAGGCTTGCAATGAGGCTCTGGTTAACATGAAGGTATTGAAATTATATGCTTGGGAAACCCATTTTAAGAATGCCATAGAAAATCTGAGAGCGGTGGAGTATAAATGGTTGTCAGCAGTGCAAATGCGCAAAGCCTATAATAGTTTTCTCTTATGGTCTTCTCCTGTATTGATCTCTGCTGCTACCTTCGGGGCATGCTATTTCCTGAAAATACCTCTGCATGCTAATAATGTTTTCACCTTTATCGCGGCTTTGCGTCTTGTTCAAGACCCAATTAGATCAATCTCTGATGTTATTGGAGTGGTCATTCAAGCAAAGGTTGCTTTTGCACGTATTGCGACATTTCTCGAGGCACCAGAGTTGCAGAGTGGAAATACTCGGCAAAAGTGTAACAAGGGGACTGTGAAACGTTCTGTTTTAATCAAGTCAGCTGATTTTTCATGGGAAGAGAATCCATCAAAGCCCACACTGAGAAATGTGAGTTTAGAGATGAGGCATGGTGAAAAGGTGGCCGTATGTGGAGAAGTTGGCTCAGGCAAGTCAACCCTTCTAGCAGCAATTCTTGGAGAAGTTCCACTTACACAGGGAACGGTAAGTTTACCAACTTTGCCGCCAAACTTACATTTCAATCCTTGGATAACTTTCTCTTCAGTATATGTCGCAATGATCTTCtagctttttgtgttttttaagaaCTGATGTGCTTTGATTCAGGTAATCGGATTCACTCTTTCACGAGTGAAACAATTGTCCTTTTGCTAATGAGAAactcttttcaatttctatGATCTGCAGATTCAAGTATATGGGAGGGTTGCCTATGTGTCGCAAACAGCTTGGATCCAGACAGGAACCATACAAGAGAACATTTTGTTCGGGTCTGAAATGGATGGACAACTATACCAAGACACACTTGAGCACTGCTCCTTGGTAAAGGACCTTGAGTTGCTTCCTTATGGTGATCTTACTGAAATAGGTGAAAGAGGAGTCAATTTGAGTGGTGGTCAAAAGCAGCGAATTCAACTTGCCCGTGCTCTCTATCAGAATGCAGATATATATCTCTTGGATGATCCTTTC
This window contains:
- the LOC7489801 gene encoding ABC transporter C family member 10-like isoform X3 — encoded protein: MEDLWMVFCGESGNLDIGEKLSSSSLVFQPTSCVNHALIICFSVLLLAMLLLTCIQKSSSPSKKDNIQPRFRGYSRLRIVSAIFNGCIGFVYLCLGIWILEEQLRKNQTALPLKSWLVVLFQGFTWLLVGLTISLRGKHLQRTPLRLLSIIAFLFAGIVGAFSIYSVILGKAILVKVALDVLSFPGSILLLVCVYKVYKHEGSCESDLYAPLNGEANGASRTDSVVRVTLFAEAGFFNKMSFWWLNPMMKMGKAKTLEDEDIPKLRLEDRAESCYFEFLEQLNKHKQAESSQPSLLWIIIFCHWKEILISGLFALLKILTLSAGPLLLNAFILVAEGKAGFKYEGYVLALTLFFSKNLESVAQRQWYFRSRLIGLKVKSLLTAAIYKKQLKLSNLGRLTHSSGEVMNYVTVDAYRIGEFPFWFHQTWTTSLQLCISLVILYRAMGLATFAALVVIIITVLCNAPLAKLQHKFQSKLMVAQDERLKACNEALVNMKVLKLYAWETHFKNAIENLREVEYKWLSAVQMRKAYNSFLFWSSPVLVSAVTFGACYFMKIHLHANNVFTFVATLRLVQEPIRSIPDVIGVVIQAKVAFARIVKFLEAPELQSRNVQQRRNTGSVNHSVLIKSADFSWEENSSKPTLRNVSLKIMPGEKVAVCGEVGSGKSTLLAAILGEVPHTKGTIQVYGRIAYVSQTAWIQTGTIQESILFGSEMDGQRYQDTLERCSLVKDLELLPYGDLTEIGERGVNLSGGQKQRIQLARALYQNADIYLLDDPFSAVDAETATSLFNEYITGALSGKTVLLVTHQVDFLPAFDSVMLMSDGEILQAAPYHKLLSSSQEFLDLVNAHKETAGSERLPEANALQRQGSSAREIKKSYEEKQLKTSQGDQLIKQEEKEIGDTGFKPYIEYLNQNKGYLYFSLASFGHLLFVTGQISQNSWMAANVDDPHVSTLRLIVIYLSIGIISMLFLLCRSIFTVVLGLQSSKSLFSQLLLSLFRAPMSFYDSTPLGRILSRVASDLSIVDLDVPFSLIFAVGATTNAYSNLGVLAVVTWQVLFVSIPMVYLAIRLQRYYFASAKELMRINGTTKSLVANHLAESVAGALTIRAFEGEERFFAKNLHLIDINASPFFHSFAANEWLIQRLETFCAAILASAALCVVLLPPGTFSSGFIGMALSYGLSLNMSFVMSIQNQCMVANYIISVERLNQYMHIPSEAPEVVEDNRPPSDWPAVGKVDICDLQIRYRPGTPLVLRGISCTFEGGHKIGIVGRTGSGKTTLIGALFRLVEPTGGKIIVDGIDISKIGLHDLRSRFGIIPQDPTLFNGTVRYNLDPLSQHTDQEIWEVLGKCQLQEAVQEKKQGLDSLVVEDGSNWSMGQRQLFCLGRALLRRSRVLVLDEATASIDNATDLILQKTIRTEFSDCTVITVAHRIPTVMDCSMVLAISDGKLVEYDEPRNLMKTEGSLFGQLVKEYWSHLHAAESH